A genomic segment from Curtobacterium sp. MCSS17_007 encodes:
- a CDS encoding dihydroorotase: MTAHLIRGAQLVDGSRADIRLEGRRITAVGSGLDATGATVVDADGLIALPGLVDLHTHLREPGFEESETVLTGSRAAAAGGFTAVNAMANSSPVADTAGVVEQVQALGDDAGYVTVRPIGAVSQGLQGTHLSEIGAMATSRAKVRVFSDDGSCVADPLLMRRALEYIKGFGGVLAQHAQEPRLTIGAQMNEGRLSSELGLAGWPAVAEEAIIARDVLLADHVGARLHVCHVSTAGSVEVIRWAKSRGIDVTAEVTPHHLVLTEDLIAGVDGAPGYDARYKVNPPLRSREDVDALRTALADGTIDIVATDHAPHTAEAKCCEWPAAANGMVGLESALSVVHAAVVEDGRLDWADVARVLSEAPARIGQVAGHGQRIAEGAPAEVTLYDPTAVREFSVDDLAGQSQNSPYLGMRLPGRVVATFHQGYPTLLDGALVDTETVAAAAKAAAA, from the coding sequence ATGACCGCCCACCTCATCCGCGGCGCGCAGCTGGTGGACGGCTCGCGTGCCGACATCCGCCTGGAGGGACGACGCATCACCGCGGTCGGGTCCGGTCTCGACGCGACCGGTGCCACGGTCGTCGACGCGGACGGTCTGATCGCCCTGCCCGGTCTCGTGGACCTGCACACGCACCTCCGCGAGCCCGGCTTCGAGGAGTCGGAGACCGTCCTCACCGGCTCGCGCGCCGCGGCAGCCGGTGGCTTCACCGCCGTCAACGCCATGGCGAACTCCTCGCCGGTCGCGGACACGGCGGGCGTCGTCGAACAGGTGCAGGCGCTCGGGGACGACGCCGGCTACGTGACGGTCCGCCCGATCGGTGCGGTGTCACAGGGCCTGCAGGGCACGCACCTGTCGGAGATCGGCGCGATGGCGACGAGCCGCGCGAAGGTCCGCGTCTTCTCGGACGACGGCTCCTGCGTGGCGGACCCGCTCCTCATGCGCCGGGCGCTCGAGTACATCAAGGGCTTCGGCGGCGTGCTCGCACAGCACGCGCAGGAGCCCCGGTTGACCATCGGTGCGCAGATGAACGAGGGCCGGCTGTCGTCGGAGCTCGGGCTCGCCGGCTGGCCCGCAGTGGCGGAGGAGGCGATCATCGCCCGCGACGTCCTGCTCGCCGACCACGTCGGCGCCCGGCTGCACGTCTGCCACGTCTCGACCGCGGGCAGCGTCGAGGTCATCCGGTGGGCGAAGTCCCGCGGGATCGACGTCACCGCCGAGGTCACGCCGCACCACCTCGTGCTCACCGAAGACCTCATCGCCGGTGTCGACGGTGCCCCCGGGTACGACGCCCGCTACAAGGTCAACCCGCCGCTGCGCTCCCGCGAGGACGTCGACGCCCTGCGCACCGCCCTGGCCGACGGCACGATCGACATCGTCGCGACCGACCACGCCCCGCACACCGCCGAGGCGAAGTGCTGCGAGTGGCCCGCAGCGGCGAACGGCATGGTCGGGCTCGAGTCGGCGCTGAGCGTCGTGCACGCCGCCGTGGTCGAGGACGGCCGGCTCGACTGGGCCGACGTCGCCCGGGTGCTGTCCGAGGCCCCGGCACGCATCGGGCAGGTCGCGGGTCACGGCCAGCGCATCGCCGAGGGTGCCCCCGCCGAGGTCACGCTGTACGACCCGACCGCGGTCCGGGAGTTCTCGGTCGACGACCTCGCCGGCCAGTCGCAGAACTCCCCGTACCTCGGGATGCGCCTGCCCGGGCGGGTCGTCGCGACGTTCCACCAGGGGTACCCCACGCTCCTCGACGGGGCGCTCGTCGACACCGAGACCGTGGCGGCCGCGGCGAAGGCGGCGGCAGCGTGA
- a CDS encoding aspartate carbamoyltransferase catalytic subunit translates to MKHLLSTADLSRADAVRILDVAEEMAEVNTREVRKLPALRGKTVVNLFFEDSTRTRISFEAAAKRLSADVINFAAKGSSVSKGESLKDTVQTLGAMGIDGIVMRHPASGAPRVLAEADWIDVPVVNAGDGTHEHPTQALLDAFTMRRRLHGEASRGKGLDGVRVTIVGDVLHSRVARSNAWLLGTLGAEVTFAAPPTLLPAVDRPFGAAVHHDLDAALAEDPDVVMLLRIQQERMNDAFFPNPREYTRHFGLTAARAAALSERTLIMHPGPMNRGLEIAGVAADDPRSTVVEQVANGVSVRMAVLYLALTGEHEPKEPVA, encoded by the coding sequence GTGAAGCACCTCCTCTCCACCGCCGACCTGTCGCGTGCTGACGCAGTCCGGATCCTCGACGTCGCCGAGGAGATGGCCGAGGTCAACACCCGTGAGGTCCGGAAGCTCCCGGCCCTCCGCGGCAAGACCGTCGTGAACCTCTTCTTCGAGGACTCGACCCGCACCCGCATCTCCTTCGAGGCCGCCGCCAAGCGCCTGTCCGCCGACGTCATCAACTTCGCGGCGAAGGGCTCCAGCGTCTCGAAGGGCGAGTCCCTGAAGGACACCGTCCAGACCCTCGGCGCGATGGGCATCGACGGCATCGTCATGCGGCACCCGGCATCCGGTGCCCCGCGGGTGCTCGCCGAGGCCGACTGGATCGACGTCCCGGTCGTGAACGCCGGCGACGGTACGCACGAGCACCCCACGCAGGCCCTGCTCGACGCCTTCACGATGCGCCGCCGCCTGCACGGCGAGGCGAGCCGCGGGAAGGGCCTCGACGGCGTCCGGGTGACGATCGTCGGCGACGTCCTGCACAGTCGCGTCGCGCGGAGCAACGCCTGGCTGCTCGGCACGCTGGGTGCCGAGGTGACGTTCGCGGCCCCGCCGACCCTGCTGCCCGCCGTCGACCGTCCGTTCGGCGCCGCGGTGCACCACGACCTCGACGCCGCCCTCGCCGAGGACCCGGACGTCGTGATGCTCCTCCGCATCCAGCAGGAGCGGATGAACGACGCGTTCTTCCCGAACCCCCGCGAGTACACGCGGCACTTCGGCCTCACGGCGGCACGGGCGGCAGCGCTGTCCGAGCGCACGCTGATCATGCACCCGGGCCCGATGAACCGCGGCCTGGAGATCGCCGGTGTCGCCGCCGACGATCCGCGCTCGACCGTCGTCGAGCAGGTCGCCAACGGCGTCTCCGTCCGGATGGCCGTCCTGTACCTCGCCCTGACCGGCGAGCACGAACCGAAGGAGCCCGTCGCATGA
- the nusB gene encoding transcription antitermination factor NusB, which translates to MSARSKARKRALDMLYVAEVRELPIADVLATETVRHLDQPERASSWDYARQIVTGIDDDRAAIDKVIVEHAQGWSIARMPVLDRCILRMGVWELRYNPEVPDAVAIAEAVELAQSLSTDDSAGFVNGVLGAVAGGRAPSGRTADQAAAPSGRTVAGGQESE; encoded by the coding sequence ATGAGTGCTCGTTCGAAGGCCCGGAAGCGCGCCCTCGACATGCTGTACGTGGCGGAGGTCCGCGAGCTGCCGATCGCGGACGTCCTGGCCACCGAGACGGTCCGTCACCTCGACCAGCCCGAGCGAGCGTCGAGCTGGGACTACGCCCGGCAGATCGTCACGGGCATCGACGACGACCGTGCGGCGATCGACAAGGTGATCGTCGAGCACGCACAGGGCTGGTCCATCGCCCGGATGCCCGTGCTCGACCGGTGCATCCTGCGGATGGGTGTCTGGGAGCTCCGGTACAACCCGGAGGTCCCGGACGCGGTCGCGATCGCCGAGGCGGTCGAGCTCGCCCAGTCGCTGTCCACCGACGACTCCGCCGGCTTCGTCAACGGTGTGCTCGGTGCCGTCGCGGGTGGCCGTGCACCGTCCGGTCGGACCGCCGACCAGGCAGCCGCACCGTCCGGTCGGACGGTCGCAGGGGGCCAGGAGTCCGAGTAG
- a CDS encoding AarF/UbiB family protein, producing the protein MPTPPRLSDLGQQDATVGSLRSRARRFAELLAIARRHGLVPFRRLDFSRDPETSDLRRRQAEHLRRALEEAGGGFVKMGQLLSTRDDLLPDEWTEGLAHLQRSVRPADPAAVATLLAEELGAPVGAVFASFDPEPVAAASIAQVHRATLRDGTVVAVKVQRPGIDVAVRRDVEIALRVVRFLARTSTEARQVGVADVAQQYADDLVRQVDFTSEMRNLTALRAAQTRSARPDAVAYPEPYRELSGRRVMVMEFLEGETLSALRAAGAGPDLDTPMRAVLDAFLRQVVFDGIYHADLHPGNVVLLPDGRPALIDFGSVGRLDPGLRATVQDLLAGYIQDDTERIADAVMRMAPVRDAEDEPDFRRDIAAFVADELGPGARIGVETVDDAVAVFGRYRLKPPPDFVAAARALAIFEGTLRSLAPSFDLLEESRDLARRQIRDQLRPRAVRDLALRELFGVVSTGRKLPRRVDRIGEALETGRLAVNIRLFSDRRDREVVSGLVRRVLLVLLGAGAGVLAIVYLAAPTRPGAVLSTGAAGGILGGAAVVLLVWAAVDAWWARRRR; encoded by the coding sequence GTGCCCACCCCGCCCCGTCTGAGCGACCTCGGCCAGCAGGACGCCACCGTCGGCAGTCTGCGCTCCCGCGCGCGGCGCTTCGCCGAGCTGCTGGCGATCGCCCGCCGACACGGACTCGTCCCCTTCCGACGCCTCGACTTCTCACGCGACCCGGAGACCTCCGACCTGCGGCGACGGCAGGCCGAGCACCTGCGCCGTGCCCTCGAGGAGGCCGGAGGCGGGTTCGTGAAGATGGGACAGCTCCTCTCGACGCGCGACGACCTGCTGCCGGACGAGTGGACAGAGGGGCTCGCGCACCTGCAGCGGAGCGTCCGACCCGCGGACCCGGCAGCGGTCGCAACCCTGCTCGCGGAGGAGCTCGGCGCGCCCGTCGGAGCGGTCTTCGCCTCGTTCGACCCGGAACCGGTCGCCGCCGCGTCGATCGCCCAGGTGCACCGGGCGACACTGCGCGACGGCACCGTCGTCGCCGTCAAGGTCCAGCGCCCCGGGATCGACGTCGCGGTCCGCCGTGACGTCGAGATCGCGCTGCGGGTCGTCCGGTTCCTCGCGCGGACGAGCACCGAGGCCCGGCAGGTCGGCGTCGCCGACGTCGCGCAGCAGTACGCCGACGACCTCGTCCGGCAGGTGGACTTCACGTCGGAGATGCGGAACCTGACCGCCCTGCGTGCAGCGCAGACCCGGAGTGCCCGCCCCGACGCGGTCGCCTACCCGGAGCCCTACCGCGAGCTCTCGGGACGCCGGGTGATGGTGATGGAGTTCCTCGAGGGCGAGACCCTCAGTGCGCTGCGGGCGGCGGGCGCCGGGCCGGACCTCGACACCCCGATGCGCGCCGTGCTGGACGCCTTCCTCCGGCAGGTCGTCTTCGACGGGATCTACCACGCCGACCTCCACCCGGGGAACGTCGTGCTCCTGCCCGACGGGCGTCCCGCCCTCATCGACTTCGGGTCGGTCGGGCGACTCGACCCGGGGCTGCGGGCCACCGTCCAGGACCTCCTCGCCGGGTACATCCAGGACGACACCGAACGGATCGCCGACGCCGTGATGCGGATGGCGCCCGTCCGTGACGCCGAGGACGAGCCGGACTTCCGACGCGACATCGCCGCCTTCGTCGCGGACGAGCTCGGGCCGGGTGCTCGCATCGGGGTCGAGACGGTCGACGACGCCGTCGCGGTCTTCGGGCGCTACCGGCTCAAGCCGCCGCCGGACTTCGTCGCCGCCGCGCGGGCGCTCGCGATCTTCGAGGGGACGCTCCGCAGCCTCGCCCCGTCGTTCGACCTGCTCGAGGAGTCGCGGGACCTGGCGCGACGGCAGATCCGCGACCAGCTGCGTCCGCGGGCGGTGCGGGACCTCGCCCTCCGCGAACTGTTCGGCGTCGTCTCGACGGGCCGCAAGCTGCCGCGACGGGTGGACCGCATCGGGGAGGCGCTCGAGACGGGTCGGCTCGCGGTGAACATCCGGCTGTTCTCGGACCGGCGCGACCGCGAGGTGGTGTCCGGGCTGGTCCGTCGGGTGCTCCTCGTGCTCCTCGGTGCGGGTGCCGGAGTGCTCGCGATCGTGTACCTCGCGGCCCCGACGCGGCCGGGCGCGGTGCTGTCCACCGGCGCAGCGGGCGGGATCCTCGGCGGGGCGGCGGTGGTGCTGCTGGTGTGGGCAGCGGTCGACGCATGGTGGGCGCGCCGCCGACGGTGA
- the carA gene encoding glutamine-hydrolyzing carbamoyl-phosphate synthase small subunit has protein sequence MTRERAVLVLEDGTRYDGRAYGARGRSLGEVVFATGMTGYQETLTDPSYAGQIVVQTAPHIGNTGVNDEDPESRRIWVAGYVVRDPSRVVSNHRANATLDDHLVRDGIVGISGVDTRALTRRIRDAGAMKGGVFSGADAELSADEQLQAVRDQAAMAGASFSSIVSTPETYVVPAVGEQIGTLAVLDLGVKASTTRYLAERGFEVHVVPQDITASALQELDPDALFYSNGPGDPAASDAQVSLLQESLKTGRPFFGICFGNQLLGRALGFGTYKLPFGHRGINQPVLDTATGKVEITSQNHGFAVDAPLGEVLESPAGFGRVEVSHYSLNDQVVEGLRALDVPAFSVQYHPEAAAGPHDSMYLFDRFADLVRARREGKPLDAATATATTPAADPTTDAGASAAQNESSN, from the coding sequence ATGACACGCGAACGGGCCGTACTGGTCCTCGAGGACGGCACCCGCTACGACGGACGGGCCTACGGCGCCCGAGGCCGATCCCTGGGAGAGGTCGTCTTCGCCACCGGCATGACCGGCTACCAGGAGACGCTGACCGACCCGTCCTACGCCGGACAGATCGTGGTGCAGACCGCGCCGCACATCGGCAACACCGGCGTCAACGACGAGGACCCCGAGTCCCGTCGCATCTGGGTCGCCGGCTACGTGGTCCGCGACCCCAGCCGCGTCGTGTCGAACCACCGGGCGAACGCGACGCTCGACGACCACCTGGTGCGCGACGGCATCGTGGGCATCTCCGGCGTCGACACCCGCGCGCTCACCCGACGCATCCGCGACGCCGGTGCCATGAAGGGCGGCGTGTTCAGCGGCGCGGACGCGGAACTGTCCGCCGACGAGCAGCTGCAGGCCGTGCGCGACCAGGCCGCCATGGCCGGCGCGAGCTTCTCGTCGATCGTGTCGACCCCGGAGACCTACGTGGTCCCCGCGGTGGGCGAGCAGATCGGCACGCTGGCCGTGCTCGACCTCGGGGTGAAGGCCTCGACCACCCGCTACCTCGCCGAGCGCGGCTTCGAGGTGCACGTCGTGCCGCAGGACATCACGGCGTCCGCGCTGCAGGAACTCGACCCCGACGCGCTCTTCTACTCGAACGGCCCCGGTGACCCGGCGGCGTCCGACGCGCAGGTGTCGCTGCTGCAGGAGTCCCTGAAGACCGGCCGCCCGTTCTTCGGCATCTGCTTCGGCAACCAGCTCCTCGGCCGCGCGCTCGGCTTCGGTACGTACAAGCTGCCCTTCGGCCACCGCGGCATCAACCAGCCCGTGCTCGACACCGCCACCGGCAAGGTCGAGATCACGAGCCAGAACCACGGCTTCGCGGTCGACGCGCCCCTGGGCGAGGTGCTCGAGTCGCCGGCCGGGTTCGGTCGGGTCGAGGTCTCGCACTACTCCCTGAACGACCAGGTCGTCGAGGGCCTCCGCGCGCTCGACGTGCCCGCGTTCAGCGTGCAGTACCACCCCGAGGCGGCGGCCGGCCCGCACGACTCCATGTACCTGTTCGACCGGTTCGCGGACCTGGTCCGTGCGCGACGCGAGGGCAAGCCGCTCGACGCGGCGACCGCCACCGCCACGACCCCCGCAGCCGACCCGACGACCGACGCCGGCGCGTCGGCCGCGCAGAACGAAAGCAGCAACTGA
- the efp gene encoding elongation factor P produces the protein MASTTDIKNGAVLIIDGQLWSVVEFQHVKPGKGGAFVRTKLKNVVSGKVVDRTFNAGAKIDTATVDRRDYQYLYQDGESYVFMDTDTYDQVPVSETVVGDAKNYLLESAMVTIAMNEGNPLYIELPTSIVTEVETEPGLQGDRSSGGTKDATIIATGHRIQVPLYLENGTTVKIDTRDGSFLGRVNN, from the coding sequence ATGGCGAGTACCACTGACATCAAGAACGGCGCCGTTCTCATCATCGACGGGCAGCTCTGGTCGGTCGTCGAGTTCCAGCACGTCAAGCCGGGCAAGGGCGGCGCGTTCGTCCGGACCAAGCTGAAGAACGTCGTCTCGGGCAAGGTCGTCGACCGCACGTTCAACGCCGGTGCGAAGATCGACACCGCGACCGTGGACCGTCGCGACTACCAGTACCTGTACCAGGACGGCGAGTCCTACGTCTTCATGGACACCGACACCTACGACCAGGTCCCCGTCTCCGAGACCGTCGTCGGCGACGCGAAGAACTACCTGCTCGAGTCCGCCATGGTCACCATCGCGATGAACGAGGGCAACCCGCTCTACATCGAGCTCCCGACGTCCATCGTCACCGAGGTCGAGACCGAGCCGGGCCTGCAGGGCGACCGCTCCTCGGGCGGCACGAAGGACGCGACGATCATCGCGACCGGTCACCGCATCCAGGTCCCGCTGTACCTCGAGAACGGCACCACGGTGAAGATCGACACGCGCGACGGCAGCTTCCTCGGCCGCGTCAACAACTAG
- the carB gene encoding carbamoyl-phosphate synthase large subunit encodes MPKRADINSVLVIGSGPIVIGQAAEFDYSGTQACRVLRAEGVRVILVNPNPATIMTDPDFADATYIEPITSASLEEIIKIERPDAVLPTLGGQTALNAAIKLDAEGILAKYDVELIGAKVDAIQRGEDRQLFKELVLESGADVARSHIAHTLEEAKEYAQDLGYPLVVRPSFTMGGLGSGFAYNEEELVRFVGDGLQSSPTTEVLLEESILGWKEYELELMRDNFDNTVVICSIENVDPVGVHTGDSITVAPALTLTDREYQNMRNIGIDIIRRVGVDTGGCNIQFAVDPSNGRVIVIEMNPRVSRSSALASKATGFPIAKIAAKLAIGYRLDEIENDITRVTPASFEPTLDYVVVKTPRFAFEKFPAADATLTTTMKSVGEAMAIGRNYATALQKSLRSLEKRGSSFHWDTPAAELDKDALLEKAKTPTDGRIVTVQQALVAGATADEVFEATKIDPWFIDQIVLINDVADEVRAAETLDADTLRWAKEHGFSDAQIASLRSSGDQQVTEQDVRATRHEQGIRPVFKTVDTCAGEFPALTPYHYSSYDAETEVAPSDRKKVVILGSGPNRIGQGVEFDYSCVHASFALSDAGYETIMINCNPETVSTDYDTSDRLYFEPLTTEDVLEVIEAEAASGELVGVVVQLGGQTALGLAKPLEAAGIPILGTTPSAIDSAEERGQFAAILEQAGLLAPRNGTAHDLASATAVAEEIGYPVLVRPSFVLGGRGMEIVYDPTALADYFERMADQAIIGPDLPLLVDRFLDDAVEIDVDALFDGERLYVGGIMEHIEEAGIHSGDSACTLPPVGLGKAEIRGVVEATEKIARGIGVQGLLNVQFAIGAGVLYVLEANPRASRTVPFVSKALGIPLAKAASRVMTGTSIDALVAEGLLPERDGSSVPPQAPVAVKEAVLPFRRFRTHDGQVVDSVLSPEMRSTGEVMGIDRDFPRAFLKSQDAAYGGLPTSGTVFVSVADTDKRQVVLPVHRLQQLGFTITATEGTAEVLRRNGIEVTLVGKYSEGGESVVDLLARDAVDIVINTPSGAAGRADGYEIRAATVAADKPLFTTIAQLGAAVAAIETIGTPLSARSLQDYALERATW; translated from the coding sequence ATGCCGAAGCGCGCAGACATCAACTCCGTCCTCGTCATCGGCTCGGGCCCGATCGTCATCGGTCAGGCCGCCGAGTTCGACTACTCCGGCACCCAGGCGTGCCGAGTCCTCCGCGCCGAGGGCGTCCGCGTCATCCTCGTCAACCCGAACCCGGCGACGATCATGACCGACCCGGACTTCGCCGACGCGACCTACATCGAGCCCATCACGAGCGCGTCGCTCGAGGAGATCATCAAGATCGAGCGCCCTGATGCGGTGCTGCCGACGCTCGGCGGTCAGACGGCGCTGAACGCGGCGATCAAGCTCGACGCCGAGGGCATCCTCGCGAAGTACGACGTCGAGCTCATCGGCGCGAAGGTCGACGCGATCCAGCGCGGCGAGGACCGGCAGCTCTTCAAGGAGCTCGTCCTCGAGTCCGGCGCCGATGTCGCCCGCAGCCACATCGCGCACACCCTCGAGGAAGCCAAGGAGTACGCGCAGGACCTCGGCTACCCGCTCGTCGTTCGACCGTCCTTCACGATGGGCGGCCTCGGTTCCGGCTTCGCCTACAACGAGGAAGAGCTCGTCCGCTTCGTGGGCGACGGCCTGCAGTCCAGCCCGACCACCGAGGTGCTCCTCGAGGAGTCGATCCTCGGTTGGAAGGAGTACGAGCTCGAGCTCATGCGCGACAACTTCGACAACACCGTCGTCATCTGCTCGATCGAGAACGTCGACCCGGTGGGCGTGCACACCGGCGACTCGATCACCGTCGCCCCCGCGCTGACGCTGACCGACCGCGAGTACCAGAACATGCGGAACATCGGCATCGACATCATCCGCCGCGTCGGTGTCGACACCGGTGGCTGCAACATCCAGTTCGCCGTCGACCCGTCCAACGGGCGCGTGATCGTCATCGAGATGAACCCGCGCGTGTCCCGCTCGTCCGCGCTCGCGTCGAAGGCGACGGGCTTCCCGATCGCGAAGATCGCCGCGAAGCTCGCCATCGGGTACCGCCTCGACGAGATCGAGAACGACATCACCCGCGTGACCCCGGCGAGCTTCGAGCCGACGCTCGACTACGTCGTCGTGAAGACCCCGCGGTTCGCGTTCGAGAAGTTCCCGGCCGCCGACGCGACACTCACCACGACCATGAAGAGCGTCGGCGAGGCGATGGCCATCGGCCGGAACTACGCCACCGCGCTGCAGAAGTCGCTCCGTTCCCTCGAGAAGCGCGGCTCGAGCTTCCACTGGGACACCCCGGCGGCCGAGCTCGACAAGGACGCACTGCTCGAGAAGGCGAAGACACCGACCGACGGCCGGATCGTCACGGTGCAGCAGGCCCTCGTCGCCGGTGCCACCGCGGACGAGGTGTTCGAGGCCACGAAGATCGACCCCTGGTTCATCGACCAGATCGTCCTCATCAACGACGTCGCGGACGAGGTCCGGGCGGCGGAGACCCTCGACGCCGACACGCTGCGCTGGGCCAAGGAGCACGGCTTCAGCGACGCGCAGATCGCCTCGCTGCGGAGCAGCGGCGACCAGCAGGTCACCGAGCAGGACGTCCGCGCCACCCGCCACGAGCAGGGCATCCGCCCGGTCTTCAAGACCGTGGACACCTGCGCCGGCGAGTTCCCGGCCCTGACGCCGTACCACTACTCGTCGTACGACGCCGAGACCGAGGTCGCCCCGAGCGACCGGAAGAAGGTCGTCATCCTCGGGTCCGGCCCGAACCGCATCGGCCAGGGCGTCGAGTTCGACTACTCGTGCGTGCACGCCTCGTTCGCGCTGTCGGACGCCGGCTACGAGACGATCATGATCAACTGCAACCCGGAGACGGTGAGCACCGACTACGACACCTCGGACCGGCTCTACTTCGAGCCGCTCACCACCGAGGACGTCCTCGAGGTCATCGAGGCCGAGGCGGCGTCCGGCGAGCTCGTCGGCGTCGTCGTCCAGCTCGGCGGGCAGACCGCCCTCGGGCTGGCGAAGCCGCTCGAGGCCGCCGGCATCCCGATCCTCGGCACGACCCCGAGCGCGATCGACTCCGCCGAGGAGCGCGGCCAGTTCGCCGCGATCCTCGAGCAGGCCGGGCTGCTCGCACCGCGCAACGGCACCGCGCACGACCTCGCCAGCGCGACCGCGGTCGCGGAGGAGATCGGCTACCCCGTCCTCGTCCGCCCGTCCTTCGTGCTCGGCGGCCGCGGCATGGAGATCGTCTACGACCCGACCGCCCTGGCGGACTACTTCGAGCGGATGGCCGACCAGGCGATCATCGGCCCGGACCTGCCGCTGCTGGTCGACCGGTTCCTCGACGACGCAGTGGAGATCGACGTCGACGCGCTCTTCGACGGCGAGCGGCTCTACGTCGGCGGCATCATGGAGCACATCGAGGAGGCCGGCATCCACTCCGGTGACTCGGCCTGCACCCTGCCGCCGGTCGGACTCGGCAAGGCGGAGATCCGTGGCGTGGTCGAGGCGACCGAGAAGATCGCCCGCGGCATCGGCGTGCAGGGCCTGCTCAACGTGCAGTTCGCGATCGGCGCGGGCGTGCTCTACGTCCTCGAGGCGAACCCGCGCGCCAGCCGGACGGTCCCGTTCGTGTCCAAGGCGCTCGGCATCCCGCTCGCCAAGGCGGCCTCGCGGGTGATGACCGGCACGTCGATCGACGCGCTCGTCGCCGAGGGCCTGCTGCCGGAGCGCGACGGCTCCTCGGTGCCGCCGCAGGCACCGGTCGCGGTCAAGGAGGCCGTGCTGCCCTTCCGCCGCTTCCGCACCCACGACGGTCAGGTCGTCGACTCGGTGCTCAGCCCCGAGATGCGTTCGACCGGTGAGGTCATGGGCATCGACCGCGACTTCCCGCGCGCGTTCCTCAAGTCGCAGGACGCCGCGTACGGTGGCCTGCCGACGAGCGGCACGGTCTTCGTGAGCGTCGCCGACACCGACAAGCGCCAGGTCGTCCTGCCCGTGCACCGCCTGCAGCAGCTCGGGTTCACGATCACCGCGACGGAGGGGACCGCCGAGGTCCTGCGCCGCAACGGCATCGAGGTCACGCTGGTCGGCAAGTACAGCGAGGGCGGTGAGAGCGTCGTGGACCTGCTCGCGCGGGACGCGGTCGACATCGTCATCAACACCCCGTCCGGCGCCGCCGGTCGTGCGGACGGCTACGAGATCCGCGCGGCCACGGTCGCCGCGGACAAGCCGCTGTTCACGACGATCGCGCAGCTCGGCGCGGCGGTCGCGGCGATCGAGACGATCGGCACCCCGCTCAGCGCCCGCAGCCTGCAGGACTACGCGCTCGAGCGCGCGACCTGGTGA
- the pyrR gene encoding bifunctional pyr operon transcriptional regulator/uracil phosphoribosyltransferase PyrR: MGTRTVLQHPDITRALTRIAHEILEANHGASDLVLLGIPTRGAVLAERLDRVLADIEPEWAADRDQRLGTLDVTMHRDDLGHGIGRAPHRTTIPTSGIDGKVVVLVDDVLYSGRTVRAALDALQGIGRPRAVRLAVLVDRGHRELPIRADHVGKNLPTASDERVTLRLTETDGSDEVVIEQSDPQQGDPQQSQQGGAS; encoded by the coding sequence GTGGGCACCAGAACGGTCCTGCAACACCCCGACATCACGCGTGCTCTGACACGCATCGCGCACGAGATCCTCGAGGCCAACCACGGTGCCTCGGACCTCGTGCTGCTGGGCATCCCGACACGGGGTGCCGTCCTGGCCGAGCGGCTCGACCGCGTCCTGGCCGACATCGAACCCGAGTGGGCAGCGGACCGCGACCAGCGGCTCGGCACGCTCGACGTCACGATGCACCGGGACGACCTCGGCCACGGCATCGGTCGTGCGCCGCACCGCACGACGATCCCGACGAGCGGCATCGACGGCAAGGTCGTCGTGCTGGTCGACGACGTGCTCTACTCCGGTCGTACCGTCCGGGCAGCGCTCGACGCCCTGCAGGGCATCGGGCGCCCCCGGGCGGTGCGGCTCGCGGTGCTCGTCGACCGTGGCCACCGCGAACTGCCCATCCGTGCGGACCACGTCGGCAAGAACCTGCCGACCGCGTCCGACGAGCGGGTCACGCTGCGCCTGACCGAGACCGACGGCAGCGACGAGGTCGTCATCGAGCAGAGCGATCCGCAGCAGGGCGACCCGCAGCAGTCCCAGCAGGGTGGTGCCTCGTGA